In Calditrichota bacterium, the genomic stretch GGCTATGAAGTCTGCTGAGGTTACGATTTGGAACCGGCTCGGACTGCACGCCCGACCGGCAGCCAAGTTGGTGAAGATCGCTTCGAGCGGCAACTCCCAGGTCTTTCTGGTGCGCAACGATCAGCGAATCAACGCCCGGAGCATTCTCGGAGTGATGCTTCTGGCGGCCGATTACGGTTCCAAGATCCGCTTTGAAGTGGATGGTCCGGATGAAACAGACATCCTGGAGCAACTAATTGAGTTGGTGGTCGGGAAATTCGGAGAAGACGAATAGGCTTGGTAAAACGTGAGAAACCGATAATCCGGGCTTCGATTCGCCGGGTTATCGGTTTCGCGCTTTCGTAGCGGAGGAGGGACTTGAACCCCCGACACGCGGATTATGATTCCGCTGCTCTAACCAACTGAGCTACTCCGCCGCAAGCCGATTTGTAAGTCCAATATAGTCTCCCGATCGG encodes the following:
- a CDS encoding HPr family phosphocarrier protein, yielding MKSAEVTIWNRLGLHARPAAKLVKIASSGNSQVFLVRNDQRINARSILGVMLLAADYGSKIRFEVDGPDETDILEQLIELVVGKFGEDE